The segment CCCCAGCAGCGGGGCGAGGGGCGCCACCGCCGTCACGACGACAGCAGCCGTGGCGGCGGTGGCATAGGCCCCGAACAACGCCACCTCGCGCGACAGCCACGAGCGGCGCAGGTTCCGCAGCGCCTTCCACGCGTGCACCGGACGCCCCAGGTGGCCGAGCGACGCCACCAGCGCCATGCCGGCGATCAGCGCCGCCAGCGGCCGGGCCCCCGCCAGGCTGGCGCCCACCGCCAGCTGGGTGAGGAGCGTCAGGACGATCAGCGGCGTGTGCGGGTCCTCGGGGCGGAGGCGATGGTCCGACGCGGCGAAGGTCTCCAGGGGGACGCCCTCCGGCAGCGCGATGCGGGTGGTCGACAGGGTGATGTCGGCCGACGGCAGGTTGGGCCCGTCGGCCGCGGCGTGGTCGGCCCGCCAGGCGGCGACGTCGACCGGCTCGACCGTGATCGCCTCGGTCGGGCAGGCGTTCACGCAGGCCGGCGCCAGGCCCTCCGACAGGCGGGGCAGGCACATGTCGCACTTCGTGACGATGCGCCGGTCGGGCTGGAAGGCGGGCACCGAGTAGGGGCAGTTCCAGGTGCAGTACTGGCAGCCGATGCACTCGTCGGCCTGGTGCTGCACCACCCCGTTGTCGAGCTTCACGTAGGCGTTCGTCGGACAACCCGACAGGCAGGTGGGCTCCAGGCAGTGGTTGCACGCCATCGACAGGTGGAAGCGGCGGGTCTCGGGGTGGTCGCCGCCCTCGATCTCCCCGACCCGGCGCCACACCGTGTCGGGTGGCAGGCCGTTCTGCTCGGCGCACGCCACCTCGCACGAGTGGCAGCCGATGCAGGCGCCCATGTCGAACCCGAACCGGTACTGCTGCCCCGCCTCCAGCGGCAACAGCTCCGGCCCGTTCTGTCTTCGCTCAGCCGGTGATAGCCGGCTCAGCGAAGACAGAACGACGGGGGTGGAGGTCACGGGAGGGCCACCTGGACCTGGCCGGCGGCGGTGACCCGCACGGGGAAGGTGGTGAGCGCCATGGTGTCGTCGTCGAGGCAGCGGCCCGTGCGCAGGTCGAACGACTGCTTGTACATGGGCGACGCCACCTTGGGGACGCCGGCCCGGTCGCCGACGATGCCGCGGCTCATCACGTGGGCGCCGCTGAACGGGTCGAGGTTGTCGACCGCGAACAGCTCGCCGTCGGCCACCAGGAACACCGCCACCTGCCGCCCTCCGACGAGCGCGGCGACGCCACGGCCCGGCGTGAGCGCCGCGAGGGCCACCACGTCGACCCAGGTCTCCCGCATCGCGTCGGGCAGCGTCATGGGCGCTCGTGGGGGAAGGCGGGGCGGCGTTGGCCCCGCTCGCGGACGTACACCAGCGACGGGTCGGGCTCGTCGGCGTTGACGAACACCCGGAAGCGGGCCAGGCGCTCGGGGTCCGCCAGGGTGGCCTTCCACTCGCACTCGTAGCCGGCGACGTGGCGCTCCATGTCGGCCACCAGCTCGTCGACCAGCCCGAGCGAGTCGTCGACGACGACGGCCCGCAGGTGGTCGATGCCGCCCTCCAGCTTGTTGAACCACGACGCCGTCCGCTCCAGCCGATCGGCGGTGCGGATGTAGTACATGAGGAACGCGTCGATGTGCCGGACGAGGGTCTCGGTGTCGAGGTCGGTGGCCAGGAGCACGGCGTGCTGCGGGGTCATGCCGCCGTTGCCGGCGACGTGGAGGTTCCAGCCCCGCTCGGTGGCGATCACCCCGACGTCCTTGCCCTGGGCCTCGGCGCACTCGCGGGCGCAGCCGGACACCGCCGACTTGATCTTGTGGGGCGCCCGCAGCCCCCGGTAGCGGAGCTCCAGCCGGATGGCCAGGCCCACCGCGTCCTGCACCCCGTAGCGGCACCACGTGGTGCCCACGCACGACTTCACCGTCCGCAGCGCCTTGCCGTAGGCGTGGCCCGACTCGAACCCGGCGTCGACCAGGCGGGTCCAGATGGCGGGCAGCTGGTCGACCCGGGCGCCGAACAGGTCGACGCGCTGGGCGCCGGTGATCTTGGTGTAGAGGTCGAACTCCTGGGCCACCTGCCCGAGGACGATGAGCCCGTCGGGGGTGATCTCGCCGCCCGGCACCCGGGGCACCACCGAGTAGGTGCCGTCGCGCTGGAGGTTGGCGAGGAAGTGGTCGTTGGTGTCCTGGAGGGTCGACTGCTCGCCGTCGAGGATGTAGCCGCTCGCCGTCGAGGCGAACATCGACGCCACGGCGGGCTTGCAGATCTCGCAGCCCCGGCCCCGGCCGTGCTCGGCCAGCAGCGCGGCGAAGCTGCGGATGCGCTTGACCCGCACGATGTCGAACAGCTCCTGGCGGGTGTGGTCGAAGTGCTCGCACAGGGTGCGGCGGACCGCGACCCCGGCCTTGCGGTGCTCGTCGTCGAGCAGGTCGGCCAGCAGCGGCAGGCACGACCCGCAGGTGGTGCCGGCGCGGGTGCCGGCCTTGATGCCGCCCACGTCGTCGGCGCCGTCCTGGATCGCGGCCCGGATCGTGCCGGCGTCGACGGTGTTGCACGAGCACACGACGGCGCCGGGCGGCAGCGCCGCGACCCCCGCGCCGGTCGCCGCGTCGGCGCCGGGCGAGGCCGGCGCGATCAGGGCGTCGATGCGCTCGGGGGTCTCGAGCGTGCCCCGGGCGTACTGCACGAGCAGCGGGTAGGCACTCAGGTCGCCGACGAGGATCCCGCCGACCACCCGGCGGCTCCCATCGTTCGAGACGACCACCTTGCGGTAGTCGCCGGCCAGCGGGTCGGTGTAGACGAGCGCCCGGCTGCCCTCGGTCCGGGTGCCGTGGGCGTCGCCGACGCTGGCGACGTCGACCCCGAGCAGCTTGAGCTTGGTGGACGTGTCGGCCCCGGTGAAGGCGACGTCGTCGCGGCCACTCAGGCGGCCGGCCAGCACGTCGGCCATCTGGTAGCCGGGAGCGACCAGCCCGTAGACCCGGCCCCGGTGGAGGGCGCACTCGCCGATGGCGTAGACGTCC is part of the Acidimicrobiales bacterium genome and harbors:
- a CDS encoding DmsC/YnfH family molybdoenzyme membrane anchor subunit produces the protein MPLEAGQQYRFGFDMGACIGCHSCEVACAEQNGLPPDTVWRRVGEIEGGDHPETRRFHLSMACNHCLEPTCLSGCPTNAYVKLDNGVVQHQADECIGCQYCTWNCPYSVPAFQPDRRIVTKCDMCLPRLSEGLAPACVNACPTEAITVEPVDVAAWRADHAAADGPNLPSADITLSTTRIALPEGVPLETFAASDHRLRPEDPHTPLIVLTLLTQLAVGASLAGARPLAALIAGMALVASLGHLGRPVHAWKALRNLRRSWLSREVALFGAYATAATAAVVVTAVAPLAPLLG
- the nirD gene encoding nitrite reductase small subunit NirD, translating into MTLPDAMRETWVDVVALAALTPGRGVAALVGGRQVAVFLVADGELFAVDNLDPFSGAHVMSRGIVGDRAGVPKVASPMYKQSFDLRTGRCLDDDTMALTTFPVRVTAAGQVQVALP
- the nirB gene encoding nitrite reductase large subunit NirB; translated protein: MAAARTLVLAGYGMVGHRFLEAMVGRGQLGPDGPWRAVVVGEEPYAAYDRVSLSSYVDGLGADDLSLVGPGFHDTPGLVVHLDDRVDAVDTAARRVTTAQGRVVGYDALVLATGSVPFVPAIPGTDTPGVFVYRTIDDLEAIRMWAAGCRSGVVVGGGLLGLEAANALRILGVQATVVEFAPRLMPVQLDEGAAAVLQDRIEALGITVHTGCAASGVRAEGGQVVGLDVDGRDEPIQADLVVFAAGIRPRDDLARSAGLDVGERGGVVVDDGCATSAPDVYAIGECALHRGRVYGLVAPGYQMADVLAGRLSGRDDVAFTGADTSTKLKLLGVDVASVGDAHGTRTEGSRALVYTDPLAGDYRKVVVSNDGSRRVVGGILVGDLSAYPLLVQYARGTLETPERIDALIAPASPGADAATGAGVAALPPGAVVCSCNTVDAGTIRAAIQDGADDVGGIKAGTRAGTTCGSCLPLLADLLDDEHRKAGVAVRRTLCEHFDHTRQELFDIVRVKRIRSFAALLAEHGRGRGCEICKPAVASMFASTASGYILDGEQSTLQDTNDHFLANLQRDGTYSVVPRVPGGEITPDGLIVLGQVAQEFDLYTKITGAQRVDLFGARVDQLPAIWTRLVDAGFESGHAYGKALRTVKSCVGTTWCRYGVQDAVGLAIRLELRYRGLRAPHKIKSAVSGCARECAEAQGKDVGVIATERGWNLHVAGNGGMTPQHAVLLATDLDTETLVRHIDAFLMYYIRTADRLERTASWFNKLEGGIDHLRAVVVDDSLGLVDELVADMERHVAGYECEWKATLADPERLARFRVFVNADEPDPSLVYVRERGQRRPAFPHERP